Proteins encoded together in one Solea senegalensis isolate Sse05_10M unplaced genomic scaffold, IFAPA_SoseM_1 scf7180000012649, whole genome shotgun sequence window:
- the LOC122759930 gene encoding integrin beta-1-like isoform X2: MDKQHYSAKMDLKLLLISVLLGIICFSDAQKEGNECINANAKFCGECIQAGAKCGWCKDPNFLKQGETVSTRCDELQSLLKRGCDEAMIENPHGGKKILKNKAVTNRRNRAEKLKPEDITQIQPQKLSLTLRSGEPQSFDLKFKRAEDYPIDMYYLMDLSYSMKDDLENVKNLGTSLMLEMSKITSDFRIGFGSFVEKTVMPYISTTPAKLLNPCTGDQNCTSPFSYKNVLKLTSDGKKFNTLVGQQHISGNLDSPEGGFDAIMQVAVCGELIGWRNVTRLLVFSTDAGFHFAGDGKLGGIVLPNDGKCHLENGVYTMSHYYDYPSIAHLVQKLSDNNIQTIFAVTEEFQPVYQELKNLIPKSAVGTLSANSSNVINLIIDAYNSLSSEVILENNKLPEGVTIAYTSRCKNGVVSEGESGRKCSNISIGDEVMFSISVTSNGCPNKGKPETIKIKPLGFTEEVEITLHFVCECECHKRGVKNSPLCHFGNGTYECGACKCNDGRVGRQCECSSNDVATEDMDRTCRKDNSTDICSNNGDCVCGTCECKKRDNPEERYSGLYCECDNFNCDRSGNKLCGGHGRCDCRVCICDALWTGSACDCSMDNSTCMASNKQICNGRGTCECGTCKCTDPKFQGPTCETCPTCPGVCTEHKECVQCRAFGTGEKKDTCELECSYFNLIKVKDRDKLPQPNDATYPVMHCKERDANDCWFYYTYAVNNNTEKEVHVVDTLDCPAGPDIIPIVAGVVAGIVLIGLALLLIWKLLMIIHDRREFAKFEKEKMNAKWDTGENPIYKSAVTTVVNPKYEGK; this comes from the exons atggaCCTGAAGCTGCTTTTGATATCCGTACTGTTAGGAATCATCTGTTTCAGCGATGCTCAGAAAG AGGGGAACGAGTGCATCAATGCCAATGCCAAATTCTGCGGGGAATGTATCCAGGCTGGAGCCAAATGTGGCTGGTGTAAAGACCCA AACTTTCTCAAACAGGGTGAGACCGTGTCGACCCGCTGCGACGAGCTACAGTCTCTGTTGAAAAGGGGCTGCGATGAGGCAATGATCGAGAACCCACATGGAGGAAAGAAGATCCTCAAGAACAAAGCAGTGACAAATCgcagaaacagagcagagaaactGAAGCCAGAGGACATCACTCAGATCCAGCCCCAGAAACTCAGCCTCACCCTCCGATCTG GTGAGCCCCAGTCATTTGACTTGAAGTTCAAAAGAGCCGAGGATTATCCCATAGATATGTACTACTTGATGGACCTGTCGTACTCCATGAAAGACGATCTGGAGAATGTCAAGAACCTGGGAACCAGTCTGATGTTGGAGATGTCAAAGATCACTTCTGACTTCAGGATAG GTTTTGGTTCTTTTGTGGAGAAAACAGTCATGCCATACATCAGCACCACCCCGGCCAAGCTGCTCAACCCTTGCACGGGTGACCAGAACTGCACTAGTCCCTTTAGCTACAAGAACGTCTTGAAGCTGACCAGTGATGGCAAGAAGTTCAACACCCTGGTAGGCCAGCAGCACATTTCTGGAAACCTGGACTCTCCTGAGGGCGGCTTTGATGCCATCATGCAAGTGGCTGTGTGTGGG GAGCTGATAGGGTGGAGGAATGTGACTCGTCTGCTTGTCTTCTCCACTGATGCCGGCTTCCATTTTGCTGGAGATGGTAAACTGGGCGGCATTGTGCTTCCAAATGATGGAAAATGTCACCTGGAGAACGGTGTTTACACGATGAGCCACTATTAT GACTATCCCTCTATTGCTCACCTGGTCCAGAAGCTGAGTGACAACAACATTCAGACAATCTTTGCGGTCACAGAGGAGTTCCAGCCTGTTTATCAA GAACTAAAAAATCTGATACCAAAGTCTGCAGTGGGCACGCTGTCTGCCAACTCGAGCAATGTGATCAACCTTATTATAGATGCTTACAAT TCTCTCTCATCTGAGGTTATTCTGGAGAACAACAAACTTCCAGAGGGAGTGACCATAGCTTACACATCTCGCTGTAAGAACGGAGTGGTTAGTGAGGGCGAGAGTGGACGCAAGTGCTCCAACATCTCCATCGGAGATGAG GTCATGTTTAGCATCAGTGTGACTTCTAATGGATGTCCGAATAAAGGCAAGCCAGAGACCATTAAGATAAAGCCCCTGGGCTTCACAGAGGAAGTGGAGATCACCTTGCACTTtgtctgtgaatgtgaatgtcacAAGAGGGGTGTCAAGAACAGTCCACTCTGCCACTTTGGTAACGGGACCTATGAGTGTGGAGCCTGCAA GTGTAACGACGGACGCGTGGGCAGACAGTGCGAATGCAGCAGCAACGACGTAGCCACAGAGGACATGGACCGCACCTGCCGCAAAGACAACAGCACTGACATCTGTAGCAACAatggagactgtgtgtgtggcacatgTGAATGCAAGAAGAGAGACAACCCTGAGGAGAGGTACAGTGGACTGTACTGCGAGTGTGACAACTTTAACTGTGACCGTTCTGGAAACAAACTGTGTGGAG gACACGGAAGGTGCGACTGTAGAGTGTGTATCTGTGACGCCTTGTGGACCGGCAGTGCCTGTGATTGTTCCATGGACAACAGTACTTGTATGGCCAGCAACAAGCAGATCTGCAATGGAAGAGGGACTTGTGAATGTGGCACCTGTAAGTGCACTGACCCCAAATTCCAGGGTCCCACCTGTGAAACATGCCCCACCTGTCCAGGAGTTTGCACTGAACACAA AGAGTGTGTCCAGTGCCGAGCTTTTGGCACAGGTGAGAAGAAGGACACGTGTGAGCTCGAGTGCAGCTACTTCAACCTGATTAaagtgaaggacagagacaaGCTGCCTCAGCCCAACGACGCCACTTATCCTGTGATGCACTGTAAGGAGAGGGACGCCAACGACTGCTGGTTCTACTACACCTACgctgtcaacaacaacacagagaagGAGGTGCATGTGGTGGACACACTGG ACTGCCCTGCAGGCCCTGACATCATCCCAATCGTAGCTGGTGTGGTCGCCGGCATCGTCCTGATCGGCTTAGCCCTACTGCTCATCTGGAAGCTGCTGATGATCATTCATGACAGGAGAGAGTTCGCCAAGTTTGAGAAGGAGAAGATGAATGCCAAATGGGACACG GGTGAAAACCCCATCTACAAAAGCGCTGTCACAACTGTGGTCAACCCCAAATATGAAGGAAAATGA
- the LOC122759930 gene encoding integrin beta-1-like isoform X1 has product MDKQHYSAKMDLKLLLISVLLGIICFSDAQKEGNECINANAKFCGECIQAGAKCGWCKDPNFLKQGETVSTRCDELQSLLKRGCDEAMIENPHGGKKILKNKAVTNRRNRAEKLKPEDITQIQPQKLSLTLRSGEPQSFDLKFKRAEDYPIDMYYLMDLSYSMKDDLENVKNLGTSLMLEMSKITSDFRIGFGSFVEKTVMPYISTTPAKLLNPCTGDQNCTSPFSYKNVLKLTSDGKKFNTLVGQQHISGNLDSPEGGFDAIMQVAVCGELIGWRNVTRLLVFSTDAGFHFAGDGKLGGIVLPNDGKCHLENGVYTMSHYYDYPSIAHLVQKLSDNNIQTIFAVTEEFQPVYQELKNLIPKSAVGTLSANSSNVINLIIDAYNSLSSEVILENNKLPEGVTIAYTSRCKNGVVSEGESGRKCSNISIGDEVMFSISVTSNGCPNKGKPETIKIKPLGFTEEVEITLHFVCECECHKRGVKNSPLCHFGNGTYECGACKCNDGRVGRQCECSSNDVATEDMDRTCRKDNSTDICSNNGDCVCGTCECKKRDNPEERYSGLYCECDNFNCDRSGNKLCGGHGRCDCRVCICDALWTGSACDCSMDNSTCMASNKQICNGRGTCECGTCKCTDPKFQGPTCETCPTCPGVCTEHKECVQCRAFGTGEKKDTCELECSYFNLIKVKDRDKLPQPNDATYPVMHCKERDANDCWFYYTYAVNNNTEKEVHVVDTLDCPAGPDIIPIVAGVVAGIVLIGLALLLIWKLLMIIHDRREFAKFEKEKMNAKWDTQENPIYKSPINQFQNPGYGRKAAAAL; this is encoded by the exons atggaCCTGAAGCTGCTTTTGATATCCGTACTGTTAGGAATCATCTGTTTCAGCGATGCTCAGAAAG AGGGGAACGAGTGCATCAATGCCAATGCCAAATTCTGCGGGGAATGTATCCAGGCTGGAGCCAAATGTGGCTGGTGTAAAGACCCA AACTTTCTCAAACAGGGTGAGACCGTGTCGACCCGCTGCGACGAGCTACAGTCTCTGTTGAAAAGGGGCTGCGATGAGGCAATGATCGAGAACCCACATGGAGGAAAGAAGATCCTCAAGAACAAAGCAGTGACAAATCgcagaaacagagcagagaaactGAAGCCAGAGGACATCACTCAGATCCAGCCCCAGAAACTCAGCCTCACCCTCCGATCTG GTGAGCCCCAGTCATTTGACTTGAAGTTCAAAAGAGCCGAGGATTATCCCATAGATATGTACTACTTGATGGACCTGTCGTACTCCATGAAAGACGATCTGGAGAATGTCAAGAACCTGGGAACCAGTCTGATGTTGGAGATGTCAAAGATCACTTCTGACTTCAGGATAG GTTTTGGTTCTTTTGTGGAGAAAACAGTCATGCCATACATCAGCACCACCCCGGCCAAGCTGCTCAACCCTTGCACGGGTGACCAGAACTGCACTAGTCCCTTTAGCTACAAGAACGTCTTGAAGCTGACCAGTGATGGCAAGAAGTTCAACACCCTGGTAGGCCAGCAGCACATTTCTGGAAACCTGGACTCTCCTGAGGGCGGCTTTGATGCCATCATGCAAGTGGCTGTGTGTGGG GAGCTGATAGGGTGGAGGAATGTGACTCGTCTGCTTGTCTTCTCCACTGATGCCGGCTTCCATTTTGCTGGAGATGGTAAACTGGGCGGCATTGTGCTTCCAAATGATGGAAAATGTCACCTGGAGAACGGTGTTTACACGATGAGCCACTATTAT GACTATCCCTCTATTGCTCACCTGGTCCAGAAGCTGAGTGACAACAACATTCAGACAATCTTTGCGGTCACAGAGGAGTTCCAGCCTGTTTATCAA GAACTAAAAAATCTGATACCAAAGTCTGCAGTGGGCACGCTGTCTGCCAACTCGAGCAATGTGATCAACCTTATTATAGATGCTTACAAT TCTCTCTCATCTGAGGTTATTCTGGAGAACAACAAACTTCCAGAGGGAGTGACCATAGCTTACACATCTCGCTGTAAGAACGGAGTGGTTAGTGAGGGCGAGAGTGGACGCAAGTGCTCCAACATCTCCATCGGAGATGAG GTCATGTTTAGCATCAGTGTGACTTCTAATGGATGTCCGAATAAAGGCAAGCCAGAGACCATTAAGATAAAGCCCCTGGGCTTCACAGAGGAAGTGGAGATCACCTTGCACTTtgtctgtgaatgtgaatgtcacAAGAGGGGTGTCAAGAACAGTCCACTCTGCCACTTTGGTAACGGGACCTATGAGTGTGGAGCCTGCAA GTGTAACGACGGACGCGTGGGCAGACAGTGCGAATGCAGCAGCAACGACGTAGCCACAGAGGACATGGACCGCACCTGCCGCAAAGACAACAGCACTGACATCTGTAGCAACAatggagactgtgtgtgtggcacatgTGAATGCAAGAAGAGAGACAACCCTGAGGAGAGGTACAGTGGACTGTACTGCGAGTGTGACAACTTTAACTGTGACCGTTCTGGAAACAAACTGTGTGGAG gACACGGAAGGTGCGACTGTAGAGTGTGTATCTGTGACGCCTTGTGGACCGGCAGTGCCTGTGATTGTTCCATGGACAACAGTACTTGTATGGCCAGCAACAAGCAGATCTGCAATGGAAGAGGGACTTGTGAATGTGGCACCTGTAAGTGCACTGACCCCAAATTCCAGGGTCCCACCTGTGAAACATGCCCCACCTGTCCAGGAGTTTGCACTGAACACAA AGAGTGTGTCCAGTGCCGAGCTTTTGGCACAGGTGAGAAGAAGGACACGTGTGAGCTCGAGTGCAGCTACTTCAACCTGATTAaagtgaaggacagagacaaGCTGCCTCAGCCCAACGACGCCACTTATCCTGTGATGCACTGTAAGGAGAGGGACGCCAACGACTGCTGGTTCTACTACACCTACgctgtcaacaacaacacagagaagGAGGTGCATGTGGTGGACACACTGG ACTGCCCTGCAGGCCCTGACATCATCCCAATCGTAGCTGGTGTGGTCGCCGGCATCGTCCTGATCGGCTTAGCCCTACTGCTCATCTGGAAGCTGCTGATGATCATTCATGACAGGAGAGAGTTCGCCAAGTTTGAGAAGGAGAAGATGAATGCCAAATGGGACACG CAAGAAAACCCCATATACAAGAGTCCTATCAATCAGTTCCAGAACCCAGGCTATGGACGTAAAGCCGCTGCTGCCCTTTGa